From the Dermacentor variabilis isolate Ectoservices chromosome 5, ASM5094787v1, whole genome shotgun sequence genome, the window tatatatatatatatatatatatatatatataatatagaaaCACACGTACAGCACTCATAGAGACACGTCGCACAACTTAGGAGTCGTGCTTGCTCGAAAAGTAGGAAAGCGGTTTTCGATAGCGCCGGCACCGCCGATATCTGACACGTTCATTAAGGAAATGCTCTTCATTGCCTCTGAAACAGCAAGCGTAGGTCTGAGAACTGCTTACGTAGGGCAACAGGAAATGATTCACTCCACTAAATCCAACTGACAGACCCGAAAGCCATGATGGAAGTCTCTACTACGCAATTCTCGAAAATATCGACTCTACTAACAAGTGCGGTTTTCGAtagcgccgtcagcgccgataTCCGACACGTTCATTCAGGAAATGCTCTTCATTGCCTCTGAAACAGCAAGCGTAGGTCCGAGAACTGCTTACGTAGGGCAACAGGAAATGATTCGCTCCACTAAATCCAACTGACAGACCCGAAAGTCATGATGGAAATCTCTACTACAATTCTCGAAAATATCGACTCTACTAACAAGTGCGGACCATTTAAACGTGACTCATGGACTCCCTACGTTATCTCGTCTATATATAAGGGAACCCGGGTCCTTATTTTGCAACGCTCtatttcattttcctttcttattttattACCCGTCGTGCCGAACGCTCGATCCTAATTATATGAGCGGCGCCGCGTCTTCCGATACTTCAGTGAATGGAGAAAATGATGAAAAATATAATTATTCGTTAGAAAACGCTTCTGCTAGCCAGGTCAtgattttgtagcaatgccttttcTTATGTTATTCCTTTTCACGCTTTTCGCGCTTCTTCAGTGGTCACAGCGACGATCAGCCCTAGTTATCAACGGGGTTAGCCGGCTGTGAAGCGCGGATGGTAAGATTTGCGTAGAATCGAGCGAAAATCATCTTTTCGGATCGCAGTTCAGGGCCAGCATTTTGGTACGTTCCATTTAATTTGCCATTCTTAAAAAGCATTGCGCCCAGTGAACTATCACAGCTATAACGGCGACGTTCAAGCCATGATCGAGCCACTGCTGAAGGGCCATAAAAATCGATGATGAAGTGGGTCGTTTCGAAATACGGCCTCTGGGCACTAGGAGCTGCGACGTCACACCCACTGAATCAAGTTCTGGcaactttcatttctttttttttttctgaactagTTTTACAGAAAGCATCAAAGCATGGCGTCTGCATAGAAATGACGTCTCCAGGATTGCATTTGCCATTCAGTTGGTCACGACCATGTGATTGAGCCCATTGATAACGGAGGCGGAGCATCGTTCTGACCAGTAATGAAGTGCGAAATGGAATAGCAtcagaaaaggcatcgctacagtATCACGCCCCTACACACATTATTTCTAGACATACTATTCAGGACAAAAATTATCGTGCTAGAGGGAAAATGTGAAGCCAGCTTCACGGAACAATGTGTGTTGTATGCATTAGTACCCACCCTCAGCAAGAATTATTATTGCCAACTGTTGATTTAGCCGTTACTAGCTTGTTTTCGATTATAAGAATGCGCAAAATTATACAAGGTGGACAATGGTCCACCTTATCGCATAAAATAAATGGGAATTTAATGACACTTTCAACTTCCTTAACAGGCTATCCCGTTTCTGCCTGCAAGATGGTTGCGTCATCGTCTGAAGACGCTGGTCTTTGTGCTCCTGCTGGTGCTCCTCGCCTACGCTTTCGTTTGCTTTTTGCTCCCATCGTTCACCAATTCAATAGACAACGAGGCGCCTTTGAGATGGTTTCCGGATACATATATAGCCGGGATAAGCTTACCAGCAGAGCGGGTGCACAACAAACCTAACGACTACCTCATAAACCCAACAAATGTGTGCCCGACAGAGGCGCCTGTCGACTACCTTTTCCTGGTCTTGTCGGCACCGGAATACGTAGACACACGCAACGTCATACGACGCACGTGGGCCAAAGACGTCAGAAGGTCCTCCGGTAACAGGGTGCTGTTCCTCTTCGGCAAGCCCAGCACCACCAAACTGCAGAGAGCCCTCGAGTTGGAGTCGTTAAGGTACAGAGATATCGTGCAAGAGGACTTCCTGGACACATACCGAAACTTGTCCCTCAAGTCGATCATGCTGCTTCGCTGGGCGCACCTCCATTGTCCGCAGGCCCGATTCGTGGTGAAGATCGATGACGACTGCTTCCCGAACCTGGCCAACCTTTACCGAGTCATGCACGGGCAGCCGGAGGACGTCATCTACGGCGAACTGTTACACAAACACATTCCTTCACGGGACCCACTGGACAAGTGGTACGTCCCTTACGAAGAGTTGCCGGCTGACGTGTTTCCCGACTACATACACGGCGCCATGTACGTTATCGGTGGCCGCGTGGTGGATCTGCTGTACAGAGCTACAGGACATGTGCAAACCGTAAGCATGGAAGACGTCTACATTACCGGAATGTGCGCGGAGCGCGCCGGCATCAACAGAACGCATCTCGCCGGAGCGAGCAACAACAAACTGTCGACACTGTGTGAATACAAGAGGGCCATCTACGGCCATCACGTGACCGCGGAGGAAATGAGAAAAGTGTGGTACTCCATGAAGCGACTAGAGTACAAGTGCCACCGTCTCTTCTTTACCTTTCACGTGTGCTACTGTCATGCTGTGGGCAGCGAGGCCCAGCCAAGGGTCATTGAGGCACCAGTTCTTTGACCAGAGACTGCACATGGCTTAGCGCTACAGTTCGACAAAATAGCACTGTTACGCGCCGAAGCGTGACGCATAGTTTTAAATTTATCAATAATGCGTCAGTTTAGAACAAGATGCAGCAGATGTATCCGTTTTCACAGCACTCATTTACAATGCTA encodes:
- the LOC142582940 gene encoding beta-1,3-galactosyltransferase 1-like is translated as MLKAIPFLPARWLRHRLKTLVFVLLLVLLAYAFVCFLLPSFTNSIDNEAPLRWFPDTYIAGISLPAERVHNKPNDYLINPTNVCPTEAPVDYLFLVLSAPEYVDTRNVIRRTWAKDVRRSSGNRVLFLFGKPSTTKLQRALELESLRYRDIVQEDFLDTYRNLSLKSIMLLRWAHLHCPQARFVVKIDDDCFPNLANLYRVMHGQPEDVIYGELLHKHIPSRDPLDKWYVPYEELPADVFPDYIHGAMYVIGGRVVDLLYRATGHVQTVSMEDVYITGMCAERAGINRTHLAGASNNKLSTLCEYKRAIYGHHVTAEEMRKVWYSMKRLEYKCHRLFFTFHVCYCHAVGSEAQPRVIEAPVL